From Camelina sativa cultivar DH55 chromosome 20, Cs, whole genome shotgun sequence, the proteins below share one genomic window:
- the LOC104769722 gene encoding GPI mannosyltransferase 3-like isoform X3: MANWFVFFCLNRTFSNCLETVLTIMGLYYWPCIRNHSTNYPVNRKCGLVIAALACAIRPTSAIIWLYVGMLELFLTPNKVKFIILEVIPIGSLVLGFTCLLDRLMYGSWVIVPLNFLKFNFLSSGGDYYGTHPWHWYFSQGFLVMLFTFTPFSITGMIKSKNHKLSALILWVLALYSVLGHKEFRFVLPVLPIALIFSGYAFARMEVSGSLSSSVTKKEQVPRQNHTTKWSPKLRLSVFFLLATNIPMALYMSLYHQRGTEDAMNYLSDEAYKGRVKSILFLMPCHSTPYYSTLHHNIPMQFLDCTPSEEKGELDESDRFLVNPLGFASELARNWSEPPSHIVLFSSEETKLRDFMIQQHSFKEVKRFFHAHFKVDRDLQSSVVVYVVNHT, translated from the exons ATGGCAAACtggtttgtcttcttctgtttgAACCGTACCTTTTCAAACTGTTTGGAGACTGTTCTTACCATCATGGGGCTGTACTACTGGCCTTGTATTAGAAACCATTCAACTAACTATCCCGTTAATCGGAAGTGCGGTTTGGTCATAGCAGCCCTAGCATGTGCCATAAGGCCAACAAGTGCAATCATATGGTTATATGTTGGGATGCTCGAGCTATTTTTGACACCTAATAAGGTCAAATTCATCATTCTAGAGGTGATCCCGATTGG ATCTTTGGTCCTCGGTTTCACCTGTTTGCTGGACCGTCTGATGTACGGCTCATGGGTTATTGTGCCTCTCAATTTTCTGAAGTTTAATTTCCTTTCATCTGGTGGAGACTATTACGGAACTCACCCATGGCACTGGTACTTCAGCCAGGGATTTCTTGTCATGCTTTTCACTTTTACACCATTCTCCATTACTGGAATGATCAAGTCTAAGAATCATAAGCTTTCAGCTCTTATTCTATGGGTTTTAGCATTATACAGCGTACTCGGCCACAAGGAATTCAG GTTTGTCCTGCCTGTGCTGCCAATAGCTTTGATATTCTCTGGGTATGCGTTTGCTCGAATGGAAGTATCTggttcattatcatcatcagtcACTAAAAAGGAGCAAGTCCCTCGACAGAACCATACCACCAAGTGGTCTCCTAAATTAAGACTTTCAgtcttttttttgcttgctaCCAATATCCCAATGGCACTATATATGAGTTTATACCATCAG AGAGGAACCGAGGATGCGATGAACTACTTATCGGATGAAGCATACAAAGGGAGAGTAAAGAGCATCCTCTTTCTCATGCCGTGCCATTCTACTCCCTATTATTCCACTCTCCATCACAACATTCCAATGCAATTTCTCGACTGCACCCCAAG TGAAGAGAAGGGAGAACTTGATGAGTCAGACCGGTTCTTAGTGAACCCTTTAGGTTTTGCATCAGAGTTAGCTAGAAACTGGTCAGAGCCGCCTAGTCACATTGTATTGTTTTcatcagaagaaacaaaactcaGAGATTTCATGATCCAACAACATTCCTTTAAAGAG GTGAAGAGGTTTTTCCACGCGCATTTCAAGGTTGATCGAGATCTTCAATCCTCAGTGGTCGTCTATGTTGTAAACCACACATAG
- the LOC104769724 gene encoding cyclic nucleotide-gated ion channel 18-like gives MNKIRSLRCLLPETITSAATNRGSDNGNQISLLLWRHQILDPDSNIVTYWNHVFLITSILALFLDPLYFYVPYVGGPACLSVDISLAATVTFFRTVADIFHLLHILMKFRTAFVARSSRVFGRGELVKDSREIAMRYLKTDFLVDVAAMLPLPQLVIWLVIPAATNGTANHANSTLALIVLVQYIPRSFIIFPLNQRIIKTTGFIAKTAWAGAAYNLLLYILASHVLGAMWYLSSIGRQFSCWSNVCKKDNALRVLDCLPSFLDCKSLEQPERQYWQNVTQVLSHCDATSSTTNFKFGMFAEAFTTQVATTDFVSKYLYCLWWGLRNLSSYGQNITTSVYLGETLFCITICIFGLILFTLLIGNMQSSLQSMSVRVEEWRVKRRDTEEWMRHRQLPPELQERVRRFVQYKWLATRGVDEESILQSLPTDLRREIQRHLCLALVRRVPFFSQMDDQLLDAICGCLVSSLSTAGTYIFREGDPVNEMLFVIRGQIESSTTNGGRSGFFNSTTLRPGDFCGEELLTWALMPNSTLNLPSSTRSVRALSEVEAFALSAEDLKFVAHQFKRLQSKKLQHAFRYYSHQWRAWGTCFIQSAWRRYKRRKLAKELSLHESSGYYYTDETGYNEGDEETGEYYYGSDGEDIEGLSMDNTNNNQHLGATILASKFAANTKKGTNQKASSSTTGKKDGSSNSLKMPQLFKPDEPDFSIDKEDDH, from the exons ATGAATAAGATCCGGTCTCTCCGCTGCCTCCTCCCGGAGACCATAACCTCCGCCGCCACTAATAGAGGATCTGACAACGGTAACCAAATCAGCCTCCTTCTATGGCGGCATCAGATCCTCGACCCGGACAGCAACATCGTCACCTATTGGAACCACGTCTTTCTCATTACTTCCATCCTCGCTCTCTTCCTCGATCCTCTCTATTTCTACGTCCCTTACGTCGGTGGTCCTGCTTGTCTCTCCGTCGACATCAGCCTCGCCGCTACAGTCACCTTCTTCCGTACCGTCGCTGATATCTTCCACCTACTCCACATCCTTATGAAGTTTAGAACCGCCTTCGTCGCTAGAAGCTCTCGTGTTTTTGGTCGCGGTGAGCTTGTTAAGGATTCTAGAGAGATCGCTATGAGATACTTGAAAACAGATTTTCTCGTTGATGTTGCTGCCATGCTTCCTCTTCCTCAG CTTGTGATTTGGCTAGTAATCCCAGCCGCTACAAACGGGACTGCTAATCATGCGAATAGCACTCTAGCACTTATCGTTCTGGTTCAATACATTCCAAGATCATTTATCATATTCCCTTTAAACCAAAGGATTATAAAGACAACAGGGTTTATAGCCAAGACTGCTTGGGCAGGAGCTGCATATAACCTCCTTCTCTACATCCTCGCTAGTCAT GTGTTAGGAGCAATGTGGTATTTATCATCAATTGGGCGGCAGTTCTCGTGCTGGTCTAATGTATGCAAGAAAGATAACGCACTGAGAGTTTTAGATTGTCTTCCTAGCTTCTTGGACTGCAAGAGTCTTGAGCAACCTGAGCGACAGTATTGGCAGAACGTTACTCAGGTTCTTTCTCATTGCGATGCTACAAGCAGCACTACCAATTTCAAGTTCGGTATGTTTGCTGAAGCTTTTACTACTCAAGTTGCCACCACAGATTTCGTTTCCAAGTACTTGTATTGTCTTTGGTGGGGTTTAAGAAATCTAAG ttCTTATGGCCAGAATATAACAACAAGTGTATATCTTGGCGAGACCCTGTTCTGTATTACAATCTGTATTTTTGGGTTGATTCTCTTCACACTCCTGATTGGTAACATGCAA TCTTCTCTACAATCGATGTCTGTAAGAGTTGAGGAATGGAGAGTTAAGAGAAGAGACACTGAAGAATGGATGAGACATCGTCAACTACCTCCAGAGCTTCAAGAACGTGTCCGTAGATTCGTTCAATATAAATGGCTTGCAACCCGAGGTGTCGATGAAGAATCAATCCTGCAATCTTTACCTACAGACTTACGACGTGAAATCCAACGTCATCTCTGTCTAGCTCTTGTCCGCCGG GTCCCATTCTTCTCTCAAATGGATGATCAACTTCTTGATGCTATATGCGGATGCCTTGTCTCGTCTTTAAGCACAGCCGGGACTTACATATTCCGTGAAGGTGATCCGGTGAATGAGATGCTATTTGTGATCCGAGGACAAATAGAGAGCTCGACAACAAATGGAGGAAGATCTGGTTTCTTCAACTCCACTACACTAAGACCTGGAGATTTCTGTGGGGAAGAGCTTCTTACATGGGCTTTAATGCCAAACTCTACACTCAATCTTCCGTCTTCAACCCGAAGCGTCCGTGCCCTCTCTGAGGTCGAAGCCTTTGCCTTAAGCGCAGAGGATCTTAAGTTCGTTGCTCATCAGTTCAAGCGTCTTCAAAGCAAAAAACTACAACACGCTTTCAG GTACTATTCACATCAGTGGAGAGCATGGGGAACATGTTTCATCCAATCCGCATGGAGAAGATACAAACGAAGAAAGCTCGCGAAAGAGCTCAGCCTGCACGAGAGCAGTGGATACTATTACACAGATGAAACAGGTTACAATGAAGGAGACGAAGAAACTGGAGAATATTACTATGGAAGCGACGGTGAGGATATCGAGGGCCTCTCAATggacaacacaaacaacaatcaacatctGGGAGCAACAATCTTGGCATCTAAATTTGCggcaaacacaaaaaaaggcACAAATCAAAAGGCTTCAAGTAGTACTACTGGTAAGAAAGATGGATCTTCAAACAGTCTGAAGATGCCTCAACTATTCAAACCAGATGAGCCTGATTTCTCAatagacaaagaagatgatcatTAA
- the LOC104769722 gene encoding GPI mannosyltransferase 3-like isoform X1 has product MEIRKRKIAGGDGDGGASVNDVNEPDSRSPRKIFLLCLGFRVVNALLIKTYFNPDEHWQSLEVAHRTVFGYGYMTWEWKRGIRSFLHPMVFAFLYKLLQVTGLDTPYIMRKAPRLMQSVFSAIGDLYLYKLSDALYGKNVASWSLFCQMANWFVFFCLNRTFSNCLETVLTIMGLYYWPCIRNHSTNYPVNRKCGLVIAALACAIRPTSAIIWLYVGMLELFLTPNKVKFIILEVIPIGSLVLGFTCLLDRLMYGSWVIVPLNFLKFNFLSSGGDYYGTHPWHWYFSQGFLVMLFTFTPFSITGMIKSKNHKLSALILWVLALYSVLGHKEFRFVLPVLPIALIFSGYAFARMEVSGSLSSSVTKKEQVPRQNHTTKWSPKLRLSVFFLLATNIPMALYMSLYHQRGTEDAMNYLSDEAYKGRVKSILFLMPCHSTPYYSTLHHNIPMQFLDCTPSEEKGELDESDRFLVNPLGFASELARNWSEPPSHIVLFSSEETKLRDFMIQQHSFKEVKRFFHAHFKVDRDLQSSVVVYVVNHT; this is encoded by the exons ATGGAAATAAGGAAGCGGAAGATCGCCGGCGGCGATGGAGACGGTGGCGCGTCAGTTAACGACGTTAATGAACCCGATTCTAGATCTCCGAGGAAGATATTCTTGTTGTGCCTGGGGTTTCGTGTAGTAAATGCTCTGTTGATTAAGACTTATTTCAACCCTGATGAACATTGGCAATCACTTGAAGTAGCTCACCGCACCGTCTTTGG GTATGGTTATATGACATGGGAGTGGAAGAGAGGAATACGAAGCTTTTTGCATCCTATGGTATTCGCATTCTTGTATAAACTTCTCCAAGTTACGGGCCTTGATACTCCCTACATAATG AGGAAAGCTCCACGTCTCATGCAATCTGTATTCTCAGCTATTGGTGATCTCTATCTGTATAAACTCTCAGATGCTCTATATGGGAAAAATGTTGCAAGCTGGTCT CTCTTTTGTCAAATGGCAAACtggtttgtcttcttctgtttgAACCGTACCTTTTCAAACTGTTTGGAGACTGTTCTTAC CATCATGGGGCTGTACTACTGGCCTTGTATTAGAAACCATTCAACTAACTATCCCGTTAATCGGAAGTGCGGTTTGGTCATAGCAGCCCTAGCATGTGCCATAAGGCCAACAAGTGCAATCATATGGTTATATGTTGGGATGCTCGAGCTATTTTTGACACCTAATAAGGTCAAATTCATCATTCTAGAGGTGATCCCGATTGG ATCTTTGGTCCTCGGTTTCACCTGTTTGCTGGACCGTCTGATGTACGGCTCATGGGTTATTGTGCCTCTCAATTTTCTGAAGTTTAATTTCCTTTCATCTGGTGGAGACTATTACGGAACTCACCCATGGCACTGGTACTTCAGCCAGGGATTTCTTGTCATGCTTTTCACTTTTACACCATTCTCCATTACTGGAATGATCAAGTCTAAGAATCATAAGCTTTCAGCTCTTATTCTATGGGTTTTAGCATTATACAGCGTACTCGGCCACAAGGAATTCAG GTTTGTCCTGCCTGTGCTGCCAATAGCTTTGATATTCTCTGGGTATGCGTTTGCTCGAATGGAAGTATCTggttcattatcatcatcagtcACTAAAAAGGAGCAAGTCCCTCGACAGAACCATACCACCAAGTGGTCTCCTAAATTAAGACTTTCAgtcttttttttgcttgctaCCAATATCCCAATGGCACTATATATGAGTTTATACCATCAG AGAGGAACCGAGGATGCGATGAACTACTTATCGGATGAAGCATACAAAGGGAGAGTAAAGAGCATCCTCTTTCTCATGCCGTGCCATTCTACTCCCTATTATTCCACTCTCCATCACAACATTCCAATGCAATTTCTCGACTGCACCCCAAG TGAAGAGAAGGGAGAACTTGATGAGTCAGACCGGTTCTTAGTGAACCCTTTAGGTTTTGCATCAGAGTTAGCTAGAAACTGGTCAGAGCCGCCTAGTCACATTGTATTGTTTTcatcagaagaaacaaaactcaGAGATTTCATGATCCAACAACATTCCTTTAAAGAG GTGAAGAGGTTTTTCCACGCGCATTTCAAGGTTGATCGAGATCTTCAATCCTCAGTGGTCGTCTATGTTGTAAACCACACATAG
- the LOC104769721 gene encoding B3 domain-containing protein At3g06220-like, translating into MASGDVLPRFFSVFLSQYSSESFMIPTSYYEHLPRRLPKTAILMGTGGKIWKVAMKSIRGQVYFVQGWPSFVADNELKDGEFLTFVFDGYNRYEVSIYGHGGCKEIRAVVEVEDISDDSESDNNSDESLVSVTHV; encoded by the exons ATGGCTTCTGGTGATGTGCTTCCTCGTTTCTTCAGTGTGTTTCTTTCCCAGTACAGCTCTGAATCCTTT ATGATACCAACTTCGTACTACGAACACTTACCACGCCGGTTGCCCAAGACTGCGATTCTCATGGGAACCGGTGGGAAGATTTGGAAAGTAGCAATGAAGAGCATACGAGGGCAAGTGTACTTTGTACAAGGTTGGCCCAGTTTCGTGGCGGATAACGAGCTTAAAGATGGAGAGTTCTTGACATTTGTGTTTGATGGTTACAACCGTTATGAAGTGAGCATATACGGTCACGGAGGTTGCAAGGAAATTCGAGCAGTTGTTGAAGTTGAAGACATCTCTGATGACTCAGAGAGTGACAACAACAGTGACGAATCTCTTGTTAGTGTCACTCATGTGTAA
- the LOC104769723 gene encoding UDP-glycosyltransferase 90A1-like: MQIMQKMDVSSSHHVVLFPYMSKGHTIPLLQFARLLLRHRRVLPGEDDGKQPTISVTVFTTPKNQPFVSNFLSEDVASSSSVRVISLPFPENIVGIPPGIESTDKLPSMSLYVPFTRATKSLQPLFEAALKNLPKVSFMVTDGFLWWTSESAARFDIPRLAFYGMNSYASAIVSSVWVHELFTKPESVISDTEPVTVPDFPWISVKKCHFDPVLTNSDQSGPDFELLMDHIISTKKSRGVIVNSFYELESTFVDYRSRDDHEPKPWCVGPSCLVNPHKPESDKPDWIDWLDRKREEGRPVLYVAFGTQAEISNQQLNEIALGLENSKVNFLWVTRKDLDDEVTGSGLGLEKRVKENGLIVREWVNQWEILSHESVKGFLSHCGWNSVQESICAGIPLLAWPMMAEQPLNAKLVVEELKIGVGIEAEDGSVKGLVRKEELSRKIKELMEGEMGKTAKNNVMEYAEMAKKALVPETGSSWKNLNSLLEELCKSREPDGVCELSSDEQRD; the protein is encoded by the exons ATGCAAATAATGCAAAAAATGGACGTTTCATCATCACACCATGTGGTTCTCTTCCCTTACATGTCAAAAGGCCACACGATTCCTCTCCTCCAATTCGCCCGTCTCCTCCTCCGTCACCGCCGTGTCCTCCCCGGCGAGGACGATGGAAAACAACCAACCATTTCCGTCACCGTCTTCACCACCCCAAAAAACCAACCATTCGTCTCAAACTTCCTCTCCGAAGACgtcgcatcatcatcatcagtcagAGTAATCTCCCTCCCTTTCCCTGAAAACATCGTCGGAATCCCTCCCGGCATCGAGAGCACCGACAAGCTCCCTTCCATGTCACTTTACGTACCCTTCACGCGTGCAACCAAGTCTCTCCAGCCTCTCTTCGAAGCAGCGCTTAAGAATCTTCCCAAAGTGTCTTTCATGGTCACCGATGGTTTCTTATGGTGGACATCGGAGTCCGCCGCTAGATTCGATATCCCGAGACTCGCCTTCTACGGCATGAACTCGTACGCATCGGCTATAGTATCATCCGTTTGGGTTCACGAACTCTTTACCAAACCGGAAAGTGTTATATCCGATACCGAACCGGTTACTGTACCGGACTTTCCATGGATCAGTGTTAAGAAGTGCCACTTCGACCCGGTTTTAACCAACTCGGATCAATCCGGTCCAGATTTTGAGCTATTAATGGACCATATTATATCCACCAAGAAAAGCCGTGGAGTTATAGTGAACAGTTTCTACGAGCTGGAGTCAACGTTCGTTGACTACCGGTCCCGTGATGACCATGAACCGAAACCATGGTGTGTTGGGCCTTCGTGTTTGGTAAATCCTCATAAACCGGAGAGTGATAAACCGGATTGGATTGATTGGTTGGACCGGAAGCGAGAGGAAGGACGTCCGGTTTTGTATGTGGCGTTTGGAACACAGGCTGAGATATCAAACCAGCAGCTCAATGAAATAGCACTAGGATTGGAAAATTCCAAG GTGAATTTCTTGTGGGTTACGAGAAAGGACTTGGATGATGAAGTAACTGGATCAGGATTAGGGTTAGaaaagagagtgaaagagaATGGGTTGATTGTGCGAGAATGGGTAAACCAATGGGAGATATTGTCACATGAAAGTGTCAAAGGGTTTTTGAGTCATTGTGGGTGGAACTCGGTACAAGAGAGTATTTGTGCTGGGATTCCCCTGCTCGCTTGGCCAATGATGGCTGAGCAGCCGCTCAATGCAAAGCTGGTTGTAGAGGAGCTTAAGATCGGTGTAGGAATCGAAGCTGAAGATGGAAGTGTCAAAGGGCTCGTCAGAAAAGAAGAACTTAGTCGAAAG ATTAAAGAATTAATGGAAGGAGAGATGGGGAAAACCGCAAAGAACAATGTGATGGAGTATGCGGAAATGGCAAAAAAAGCTTTGGTACCAGAGACTGGTTCGTCTTGGAAGAATTTGAATTCTCTTCTTGAAGAGCTATGCAAGAGTAGAGAGCCAGATGGTGTTTGTGAGTTGTCAAGTGATGAACAAAGAGACTGA
- the LOC104769720 gene encoding pyrroline-5-carboxylate reductase, translating to MEILPIPAESFKVGFIGAGKMAESIARGVVASGVLPPNRISTAVHSNLNRRDVFESFGVSVFSNSEDVVKESDVVIFSVKPQVVKKAVTELRSKLSKNKILVSVAAGIKLADLQEWSGQDRFIRVMPNTPAAVGEAASVMSLGTGATEEDGAIVAKLFGAVGKILKADEKMFDAVTGLSGSGPAYIFLAIEALADGGVAAGLPRELALSLASQTVLGAATMVSKTGKHPGVLKDDVTSPGGTTIAGVHELEKGSFRATLMNAVVAAAKRSKELSQS from the exons ATGGAGATTCTTCCGATACCGGCGGAGAGCTTTAAGGTAGGATTCATTGGAGCTGGTAAAATGGCTGAGAGTATAGCTAGAGGTGTGGTTGCCTCTGGTGTGCTTCCTCCGAATCGTATCTCCACCGCCGTTCACTCCAATCTCAACCGTCGTGACGTCTTCGAATCTTTCGGCGTCAGTGTCTTCTCTAATAGCGAAGAC GTTGTTAAAGAAAGTGATGTTGTTATATTCTCTGTCAAACCCCAAGTTG TTAAGAAGGCTGTCACGGAGTTAAGATCGAAGCTTTCAAAGAATAAGATTCTGGTTTCGGTTGCTGCTGGAATCAAGTTGGCAGATCTTCAG GAATGGTCTGGGCAAGATCGATTCATAAGGGTGATGCCTAATACACCAGCAGCAGTTGGTGAGGCAGCTTCAG TTATGAGCCTTGGAACAGGAGCAACGGAAGAGGATGGAGCAATTGTAGCTAAGTTGTTTGGCGCGGTGGGGAAGATATTGAAAGCTGATGAGAAGATGTTTGATGCTGTCACTGGTCTCAG tgGAAGTGGACCAGCATACATATTCTTAGCCATTGAAGCTTTAGCTGATGGAGGAGTAGCTGCTGGTCTACCACGAGAACTCGCATTGAGTTTAGCTTCACAAACT GTTCTTGGAGCTGCAACAATGGTGAGCAAAACGGGGAAGCATCCAGGTGTGTTGAAAGATGATGTTACTTCACCCGGCGGCACTACAATAGCTGGAGTTCATGAGCTGGAGAAAGGCTCTTTCCGTGCAACACTTATGAATGCTGTTGTTGCTGCAGCTAAGCGAAGCAAGGAGCTCTCACAAAGCTAA
- the LOC104769722 gene encoding GPI mannosyltransferase 3-like isoform X2, with amino-acid sequence MQSVFSAIGDLYLYKLSDALYGKNVASWSLFCQMANWFVFFCLNRTFSNCLETVLTIMGLYYWPCIRNHSTNYPVNRKCGLVIAALACAIRPTSAIIWLYVGMLELFLTPNKVKFIILEVIPIGSLVLGFTCLLDRLMYGSWVIVPLNFLKFNFLSSGGDYYGTHPWHWYFSQGFLVMLFTFTPFSITGMIKSKNHKLSALILWVLALYSVLGHKEFRFVLPVLPIALIFSGYAFARMEVSGSLSSSVTKKEQVPRQNHTTKWSPKLRLSVFFLLATNIPMALYMSLYHQRGTEDAMNYLSDEAYKGRVKSILFLMPCHSTPYYSTLHHNIPMQFLDCTPSEEKGELDESDRFLVNPLGFASELARNWSEPPSHIVLFSSEETKLRDFMIQQHSFKEVKRFFHAHFKVDRDLQSSVVVYVVNHT; translated from the exons ATGCAATCTGTATTCTCAGCTATTGGTGATCTCTATCTGTATAAACTCTCAGATGCTCTATATGGGAAAAATGTTGCAAGCTGGTCT CTCTTTTGTCAAATGGCAAACtggtttgtcttcttctgtttgAACCGTACCTTTTCAAACTGTTTGGAGACTGTTCTTACCATCATGGGGCTGTACTACTGGCCTTGTATTAGAAACCATTCAACTAACTATCCCGTTAATCGGAAGTGCGGTTTGGTCATAGCAGCCCTAGCATGTGCCATAAGGCCAACAAGTGCAATCATATGGTTATATGTTGGGATGCTCGAGCTATTTTTGACACCTAATAAGGTCAAATTCATCATTCTAGAGGTGATCCCGATTGG ATCTTTGGTCCTCGGTTTCACCTGTTTGCTGGACCGTCTGATGTACGGCTCATGGGTTATTGTGCCTCTCAATTTTCTGAAGTTTAATTTCCTTTCATCTGGTGGAGACTATTACGGAACTCACCCATGGCACTGGTACTTCAGCCAGGGATTTCTTGTCATGCTTTTCACTTTTACACCATTCTCCATTACTGGAATGATCAAGTCTAAGAATCATAAGCTTTCAGCTCTTATTCTATGGGTTTTAGCATTATACAGCGTACTCGGCCACAAGGAATTCAG GTTTGTCCTGCCTGTGCTGCCAATAGCTTTGATATTCTCTGGGTATGCGTTTGCTCGAATGGAAGTATCTggttcattatcatcatcagtcACTAAAAAGGAGCAAGTCCCTCGACAGAACCATACCACCAAGTGGTCTCCTAAATTAAGACTTTCAgtcttttttttgcttgctaCCAATATCCCAATGGCACTATATATGAGTTTATACCATCAG AGAGGAACCGAGGATGCGATGAACTACTTATCGGATGAAGCATACAAAGGGAGAGTAAAGAGCATCCTCTTTCTCATGCCGTGCCATTCTACTCCCTATTATTCCACTCTCCATCACAACATTCCAATGCAATTTCTCGACTGCACCCCAAG TGAAGAGAAGGGAGAACTTGATGAGTCAGACCGGTTCTTAGTGAACCCTTTAGGTTTTGCATCAGAGTTAGCTAGAAACTGGTCAGAGCCGCCTAGTCACATTGTATTGTTTTcatcagaagaaacaaaactcaGAGATTTCATGATCCAACAACATTCCTTTAAAGAG GTGAAGAGGTTTTTCCACGCGCATTTCAAGGTTGATCGAGATCTTCAATCCTCAGTGGTCGTCTATGTTGTAAACCACACATAG
- the LOC104769719 gene encoding crescerin-1-like, protein MASNTLKDMNSLHVTEKISDCKASLAKPCVGKMNGKSDDRPLPNPASLDSTGPKVVEAEKPEPEIAIVEVEYIESENLDNVDDADAVLKSVLAGLESKDWISVCDALNNVRRLSIFHKEAMLHMLEKVIPLVVKSLKNPRSAVCKTACMTSADIFSAYNNHITHLLEPLLTQLLLKSSQDKRFVCEAADKALISMTKYVSPTLLLPKLQPCLKHRNPRIRAKASLCFSRSVPRLGVEGIKEYGIDKLVQAAASQLSDQLPESREAARTVLLELQTVYEKAHPLMKPETSSSSSSPEEEQIIEPITWEIFCQSKLSALSAQAVLRVTNVVTVTAREGLVITGPSSSSQL, encoded by the exons ATGGCGAGTAATACTTTAAAAGATATGAATAGTCTTCATGTAACGGAGAAGATAAGTGATTGTAAAGCAAGCTTAGCTAAGCCTTGTGTTGGCAAGATGAATGGAAAATCTGATGATAGACCATTACCAAACCCTGCCTCCTTGGATTCCACTGGTCCTAAAGTTGTAGAAGCTGAGAAACCCGAGCCAGAGATAGCTATTGTGGAAGTTGAATATATCGAGTCTGAGAACTTGGATAATGTTGACGATGCTGATGCAGTTCTCAAG TCGGTTTTAGCTGGACTCGAGTCCAAGGATTGGATTTCAGTCTGTGATGCTCTTAATAATGTTCGCCGGCTTTCGATATTCCACAAGGAAGCAATGCTGCATATGCT TGAAAAAGTGATACCACTTGTTGTGAAGTCACTGAAAAATCCACGAAGTGCAGTATGTAAAACGGCATGCATGACATCTGCAGACATCTTCAGTGcatataataatcatataacACATCTCTTGGAGCCTCTG CTTACTCAACTCCTCCTCAAGTCTTCCCAAGACAAACGGTTTGTATGCGAGGCAGCAGACAAAGCTTTAATATCAATGACAAAATATGTTTCCCCAACCTTGCTGTTACCAAAGCTGCAACCTTGTCTCAAGCACAGGAATCCTCGGATCCGAGCGAAAGCATCATTATGCTTTTCCCGAAGTGTTCCTAGACTG GGCGTTGAAGGTATTAAGGAATATGGAATCGACAAATTAGTTCAAGCAGCTGCTTCTCAGCTTAGCGATCAGCTCCCTGAATCCCGTGAGGCTGCACGGACCGTCCTACTAGAACTTCAGACTGTTTATGAAAAAGCTCATCCTCTCATGAAGCCCGAgacatcgtcatcatcatcatctccagaaGAAGAGCAAATCATTGAGCCAATTACTTGGGAAATCTTCTGCCAGTCAAAACTGTCAGCTCTGAGCGCACAAGCCGTGCTTCGTGTCACCAATGTTGTGACTGTGACTGCTCGGGAGGGTTTGGTTATTACAggtccatcatcttcatctcagTTATAA